Proteins from a genomic interval of Paenibacillus sp. FSL H8-0048:
- a CDS encoding RNA polymerase sigma factor, whose protein sequence is MTILEHHRTPDTIAMDTRHLQELGKALQHYCLSLTRSRFDADDLAQETWAKALGYRKFTISPNPEALLLRIAKNTWIDASRRRGSLIRAMERSGAASDPASAAATLEELSGLELTFQALLAHLSPPQRTAWVLRDVLGYSAAESAGLLATTEGAVKAALHRARQALSKVREELIQHEGPALPQDADYRGYLRALAEAYEQGQIPVLLELLRQENAGMVTAAVSTYTVQSVHSVYTDNARYAYTHGAPAYGGLRMAA, encoded by the coding sequence ATGACGATTCTTGAACATCACCGGACACCGGATACGATAGCTATGGATACAAGACATCTTCAGGAGCTGGGAAAAGCACTGCAGCACTACTGCCTGTCGCTCACCCGCTCCCGCTTCGACGCCGACGATCTGGCGCAGGAGACCTGGGCCAAAGCGCTCGGCTACCGCAAATTCACCATCAGCCCCAATCCCGAAGCCCTGCTGCTGCGGATTGCCAAGAATACCTGGATTGACGCTTCCCGCCGCCGGGGGTCGCTCATCCGTGCCATGGAACGGTCTGGGGCAGCATCAGATCCGGCTTCTGCGGCGGCAACTCTGGAGGAGCTGTCCGGGCTGGAGCTGACCTTTCAGGCGCTGCTTGCCCATCTCTCGCCGCCGCAGCGGACCGCCTGGGTTCTCCGCGATGTGCTGGGGTATTCTGCCGCCGAGTCCGCCGGACTCCTGGCAACCACGGAAGGAGCAGTCAAAGCGGCGCTGCACCGTGCACGCCAAGCCTTGAGCAAGGTCCGGGAGGAGCTGATCCAGCATGAAGGTCCCGCGCTTCCGCAGGATGCCGATTACCGGGGTTATCTGCGGGCGCTGGCTGAGGCCTATGAGCAAGGGCAGATTCCAGTATTGCTGGAGCTGCTCCGCCAGGAGAACGCCGGGATGGTAACGGCTGCTGTAAGCACGTATACAGTTCAGTCCGTGCATTCCGTGTATACAGACAACGCAAGATACGCCTATACCCATGGAGCGCCTGCATATGGCGGACTTCGGATGGCTGCATAA
- a CDS encoding NAD-dependent epimerase/dehydratase family protein, with the protein MKKVLVLGGTRFFGKRLVELLLQDQDSEVTILTRGLTEDTFGERVARLAVDRTDEAALEQAVGGTVWDIVYDNICYTPDEAAAAVRIWAGRAKRYILTSSLSVYDPQPEALAETDFDPWHYPLKAGGKADVSYQEGKRQAEAILLQTADFPVAAVRFPIVLGTDDYTRRLHFHIEHVLAGRPIGIPNPQAEISFIRSDEAAAFLHWLGREGSAVTGPVNACSDGTLPIGSVISIIEQITGRTAVVQNEAAEADQSPFGIGASWFMDTAKARSAGFSFLSLSEWFPELVSSLTRTLRQDQ; encoded by the coding sequence ATGAAGAAGGTGCTTGTGCTTGGAGGGACGAGATTTTTCGGTAAAAGACTGGTGGAGCTGCTGCTCCAGGACCAGGACAGTGAGGTCACCATTCTCACCCGGGGTCTAACTGAGGATACCTTCGGAGAGCGTGTTGCCCGGCTGGCTGTGGACCGGACGGATGAAGCTGCGCTTGAGCAGGCTGTCGGGGGGACTGTATGGGATATCGTCTACGATAACATTTGCTACACGCCGGATGAGGCGGCGGCAGCTGTGCGGATCTGGGCGGGGCGGGCCAAGCGGTATATCCTGACTTCCAGCTTATCCGTGTATGATCCGCAGCCGGAGGCGCTGGCTGAAACGGACTTCGATCCTTGGCATTATCCGCTGAAGGCTGGCGGGAAAGCGGATGTCAGTTACCAGGAAGGCAAAAGGCAAGCCGAAGCGATTCTGCTTCAGACAGCGGATTTCCCGGTGGCTGCGGTACGTTTTCCGATTGTACTGGGCACGGATGATTATACGCGCCGGTTGCATTTTCACATCGAGCATGTTCTGGCGGGAAGGCCCATTGGCATCCCTAATCCGCAGGCAGAGATTTCGTTCATCCGTTCGGATGAAGCGGCTGCTTTCCTGCATTGGCTGGGCCGGGAGGGCTCAGCTGTCACGGGGCCGGTGAACGCCTGCTCGGACGGCACTCTCCCCATTGGCAGCGTCATCTCCATCATCGAACAGATTACCGGAAGGACGGCTGTCGTCCAGAATGAGGCGGCGGAAGCAGACCAATCGCCTTTTGGCATCGGTGCCTCCTGGTTCATGGATACAGCAAAAGCCCGCAGTGCGGGCTTCAGCTTCCTGTCCTTATCAGAGTGGTTCCCGGAGCTGGTCTCTTCGCTGACCCGCACACTTCGCCAGGACCAGTAG
- a CDS encoding methyl-accepting chemotaxis protein translates to MKWKLILSFSAITLIFLGVALYQGHKIKQVELSMERQKSEMENRITVSTITQQLQELNRAETSLAESSDLEQAEPLQEKQQQLSAELGKVDFKQGTPASASYKLLSSQVKEYGALTKELVTTMSDETLDPLSVLETIDGIHTKALALNQDMLKTNGELYTAAAANADQAQGVSFALLDDTVSIVMYAAIAVSLFMLVLAWLLIRSFLSPVRKLQAALRQIAEGDLRQQINSPYNDELGQLSHHFDHMVGRVQGMLRQTLSAAGSLADYAQSFEESSVVTAHTNQNIVRTIQEISLGADQQASQSEQSTQLLEELACGVQEITDYTDVMLTTSEAANRNRQLGSDTVTALRLSSRKSQESIGKVYGALDKLVNQSKDISRITHSITEISKQTNILSLNAAIEAARAGAAGKGFAVIADEVRQLSVQTNNSSVHISKIIQELGACMADFQGHMMETRDSLEQQDHQVEQTLASFAAIDESITGISTQIGQIHNKVEQTRTLNSRLAESVHSVAAVAEQTAAGVQEVNASSTQQDQAIGDIARQAGEINEISQRLFREINVFKIPEAAEAKLEQGSESVPAPGSNSTADSDAVPSSKHAADKAVRGIVQVYEEQPIAKTKENIPPKPQQEMHTNLTDQPEKKAEAGIHRPLPAGIPVQDKPAPGLNTLVNEPEKEISKELEEELLVLAKCAGQRRDQLREPL, encoded by the coding sequence ATGAAATGGAAGCTGATCTTGAGTTTCTCGGCGATTACACTTATTTTTCTGGGTGTGGCCCTGTACCAGGGACATAAAATCAAGCAGGTCGAGCTATCCATGGAACGGCAGAAGAGCGAAATGGAGAATAGAATTACGGTCTCAACCATCACCCAGCAGCTGCAGGAGCTGAACCGCGCAGAGACTTCCTTGGCGGAATCCAGTGACCTGGAGCAGGCCGAACCGTTGCAGGAGAAGCAACAGCAGCTGTCTGCGGAGCTGGGGAAGGTGGATTTTAAGCAGGGTACGCCTGCTTCTGCCAGTTATAAGCTACTGTCTTCACAAGTAAAAGAATATGGCGCTCTTACAAAGGAACTGGTAACGACGATGTCGGACGAGACCCTTGACCCGCTGAGTGTGCTGGAGACCATTGATGGTATACATACAAAAGCGCTTGCCCTGAATCAGGACATGCTGAAGACTAACGGTGAGCTGTATACCGCTGCCGCTGCCAATGCCGATCAGGCCCAGGGAGTCTCCTTCGCTCTGCTGGATGATACGGTATCCATCGTGATGTACGCTGCGATTGCAGTCTCCCTGTTCATGCTGGTGCTCGCCTGGCTGCTGATCCGCTCGTTCCTGTCGCCGGTGCGCAAGCTTCAGGCGGCGCTCAGGCAGATCGCGGAGGGCGATCTGCGGCAGCAGATTAACTCCCCGTACAATGACGAGCTGGGACAGCTGAGCCATCATTTCGACCATATGGTCGGCAGGGTACAGGGGATGCTGCGGCAGACCTTGTCTGCAGCAGGCTCGCTTGCTGATTACGCGCAGTCTTTTGAGGAGTCTTCGGTGGTTACAGCGCATACGAACCAGAATATTGTCAGAACCATACAGGAGATTTCGCTTGGGGCGGACCAGCAGGCCAGCCAGTCGGAGCAGAGCACACAGCTCCTGGAGGAGCTGGCCTGCGGAGTTCAGGAGATTACTGACTATACCGATGTAATGCTGACTACAAGTGAAGCCGCTAACCGGAACAGACAGCTGGGTTCGGATACCGTTACGGCGCTGCGCCTCAGCTCCCGGAAGTCTCAGGAATCCATTGGCAAGGTGTATGGGGCGCTGGACAAGCTGGTGAACCAGTCCAAGGATATCTCACGCATTACCCATTCGATCACCGAAATCTCGAAGCAGACGAATATACTCTCGCTGAACGCCGCGATTGAGGCGGCCAGGGCCGGAGCAGCAGGTAAAGGCTTCGCCGTTATTGCCGATGAAGTGCGGCAGTTGTCTGTGCAGACGAATAATTCCTCGGTGCATATCAGCAAAATTATTCAGGAGCTTGGGGCCTGTATGGCGGATTTCCAGGGACATATGATGGAGACCCGGGACAGCCTGGAGCAGCAGGACCATCAGGTGGAGCAGACCCTGGCTTCCTTCGCCGCTATCGACGAATCGATTACAGGCATCAGCACACAAATCGGGCAAATTCACAATAAGGTGGAACAGACCCGTACTCTCAATTCTCGGCTTGCCGAATCTGTACATTCTGTTGCGGCTGTAGCTGAGCAGACGGCGGCCGGAGTTCAGGAGGTTAACGCTTCCAGCACCCAGCAGGATCAGGCCATCGGGGACATTGCCAGACAGGCCGGGGAGATTAATGAAATCTCGCAGCGGCTGTTCCGGGAGATCAATGTGTTCAAAATACCGGAGGCTGCTGAGGCCAAATTGGAGCAGGGGTCAGAGTCTGTTCCAGCCCCAGGTTCAAATTCAACCGCAGATTCGGATGCAGTTCCAAGCTCAAAGCATGCAGCGGATAAAGCGGTTCGCGGGATAGTGCAGGTATACGAAGAGCAGCCGATAGCGAAGACAAAAGAGAACATCCCGCCCAAGCCACAGCAGGAGATGCATACGAATCTGACGGATCAGCCGGAAAAAAAGGCAGAAGCCGGAATTCACCGGCCCCTGCCTGCGGGAATACCGGTGCAGGATAAGCCTGCGCCCGGCCTGAATACGCTTGTTAACGAACCGGAGAAAGAGATCTCCAAAGAGCTGGAGGAGGAGCTACTGGTCCTGGCGAAGTGTGCGGGTCAGCGAAGAGACCAGCTCCGGGAACCACTCTGA
- a CDS encoding YdeI/OmpD-associated family protein, giving the protein MSIENRLEATSREELRDWLMANSTTEGSCWVEVSLKPLPETILYLDAVEEALCCGWIDGVKKAAADSKLAQRLSPRSKRSSWTELNKERVRRLDKLGLMRDEGRRCLPDMDVEAFRIDPVIVQRLKADEQVYRHFLAFPALYQRVRIDTIQSCIRQPELLERRLDKFIENTRVNKMYGQWHDNGRLLDY; this is encoded by the coding sequence ATGAGCATTGAAAATAGGCTTGAAGCTACATCGAGAGAAGAATTAAGAGATTGGCTGATGGCGAACAGTACCACGGAGGGCTCTTGCTGGGTAGAGGTCAGTCTCAAACCGCTCCCGGAGACGATACTGTATCTGGATGCCGTGGAAGAAGCGCTGTGCTGCGGCTGGATTGACGGGGTGAAGAAGGCGGCGGCTGACTCCAAGCTAGCGCAGAGACTATCCCCGCGCAGCAAGCGCAGTTCATGGACCGAGCTGAATAAGGAGCGCGTGCGAAGGCTGGACAAGCTGGGCCTGATGCGCGATGAGGGACGGCGATGCCTGCCCGATATGGATGTAGAAGCTTTTCGAATTGATCCCGTGATTGTACAGCGATTGAAGGCGGACGAGCAGGTGTACCGGCATTTCCTGGCCTTCCCGGCGCTGTATCAGCGGGTGCGGATCGACACCATTCAGAGCTGCATCCGCCAGCCGGAGCTGTTAGAACGCAGATTGGACAAATTCATCGAGAATACCAGAGTGAATAAAATGTACGGGCAATGGCATGACAACGGGCGTCTGCTGGATTATTAG
- a CDS encoding N-acetylglucosamine-6-phosphate deacetylase has translation MKLEALHYRTGEPVRLTVEDGLIAAIDPLETRLTLEERAELPLVAPGLTDLQINGYGGHDFNHPALGAEDVKKAVRAVWQEGVTACYPTVITGAPYTILGAMRAIARACDEDAASAATIKGIHLEGPFLSPEDGPRGAHALEHIRPPDAALLDQWQAAAGGRISIVTLSPEWEGSAKFIRHCVRQGITVSIGHTSADAAQIAGAVAAGARLSTHLGNGAHAMLPRHPNYLWTQLAADELWCTLIADGFHLPEEVLKVAMKVKGQRALLVSDAVALAGLAPGSYDTPVGGRVVLTPAGRLHLAGEPGLLAGSAQMLLRHIARLSAAGLAALPDAWDMASVRPAGFMALPAAAGLAAGAPADLALIRRTGPGGAGLALAALCQAGGWVYRRD, from the coding sequence ATGAAGCTGGAGGCGCTGCATTACCGGACCGGCGAGCCGGTCCGGCTTACTGTGGAGGATGGCTTAATTGCTGCTATCGACCCGCTGGAGACGCGGCTGACGCTGGAGGAACGGGCCGAGCTGCCACTGGTGGCCCCGGGCCTTACGGATCTGCAGATCAACGGCTATGGCGGACATGATTTCAATCATCCGGCGCTTGGTGCAGAGGATGTCAAAAAGGCGGTCCGTGCGGTATGGCAGGAGGGCGTGACCGCCTGTTACCCTACGGTGATTACCGGCGCGCCGTATACCATCCTGGGAGCGATGCGGGCGATTGCCCGGGCCTGTGACGAGGATGCAGCCAGCGCGGCGACCATCAAGGGCATCCATCTGGAGGGGCCGTTCCTCTCGCCGGAGGACGGTCCGCGCGGGGCGCATGCCCTGGAGCATATCCGGCCGCCGGACGCGGCCCTGCTCGATCAGTGGCAGGCGGCGGCGGGCGGACGCATCTCTATTGTTACGCTGTCCCCCGAGTGGGAGGGGAGTGCGAAGTTCATCCGCCACTGCGTCCGGCAGGGAATCACCGTCTCCATCGGGCATACGTCAGCGGATGCCGCGCAGATTGCCGGGGCGGTAGCCGCCGGAGCGCGGCTGTCCACGCACCTGGGCAATGGCGCGCATGCTATGCTGCCGCGCCATCCGAACTACCTGTGGACCCAGCTCGCGGCAGATGAGCTGTGGTGCACATTGATCGCCGACGGCTTCCACCTCCCGGAGGAGGTGCTGAAGGTGGCGATGAAGGTCAAGGGCCAGCGGGCACTGCTGGTCAGCGATGCCGTTGCCCTGGCCGGGCTTGCGCCCGGCAGCTACGACACGCCGGTCGGCGGCCGTGTCGTGCTGACCCCGGCGGGCCGGCTGCATCTCGCCGGCGAGCCCGGGCTGCTGGCGGGCTCGGCGCAGATGCTGCTGCGCCACATCGCGCGCCTCAGCGCCGCGGGCCTGGCCGCGCTGCCGGACGCCTGGGACATGGCGTCCGTGCGCCCGGCAGGCTTCATGGCCCTGCCTGCGGCGGCGGGCCTGGCGGCCGGGGCACCGGCGGATCTGGCGCTGATCCGCCGCACCGGGCCGGGCGGCGCCGGGCTTGCGCTGGCGGCGCTGTGCCAGGCCGGCGGCTGGGTGTACCGCCGGGACTGA
- a CDS encoding glucosamine-6-phosphate deaminase encodes MLTIKPIHTELSGAMLVRVYPNRAQLGAAAGREAAAAIRALLASKAQVRIVFAAAPSQNEFLAELAAAKDLDWSRITAFHMDEYTGLPADSPQSFGTFLRKALFDKVRPGTVHYLNPAAGAEAECKRYGRLLAEAPIDIVCLGIGENGHLAFNDPPVADFADPLPVKLVILDDICRRQQVNDGCFASLDEVPQQALTLTIPVLLSAQWLFCMVPGASKRGAVTRTLHEAVSTACPSTILRGHGDCRMFLDTDSFGAVFS; translated from the coding sequence ATGCTGACTATCAAACCGATTCATACCGAGCTGTCGGGTGCTATGCTTGTCCGGGTATACCCAAACCGTGCACAGCTCGGAGCTGCTGCCGGACGTGAGGCGGCAGCAGCCATCCGGGCGCTGCTGGCCTCCAAAGCGCAGGTGCGGATCGTCTTCGCCGCCGCCCCTTCGCAGAACGAATTCCTTGCCGAGCTTGCCGCTGCGAAGGATCTGGACTGGAGCCGGATTACCGCATTCCATATGGATGAATACACTGGCCTGCCGGCAGACTCGCCGCAGAGCTTCGGCACCTTTCTCCGCAAGGCGCTCTTCGACAAGGTGCGTCCGGGAACGGTTCATTATCTGAATCCTGCCGCAGGTGCAGAAGCGGAATGCAAGCGTTATGGACGATTGCTGGCAGAGGCGCCTATCGATATAGTGTGCCTTGGCATCGGAGAGAACGGCCACTTGGCGTTCAATGATCCGCCGGTGGCTGATTTCGCTGATCCGCTTCCTGTGAAGCTGGTGATTCTGGATGATATCTGCCGGAGGCAGCAGGTGAATGACGGGTGTTTCGCCAGCTTGGACGAAGTGCCGCAGCAAGCCTTGACGCTGACGATTCCGGTGCTGCTGTCCGCGCAATGGCTGTTCTGCATGGTGCCGGGCGCTTCCAAGCGCGGTGCAGTGACCCGGACGCTGCATGAAGCAGTCTCTACAGCATGTCCGTCCACCATCTTGCGGGGGCATGGAGACTGCCGGATGTTCCTGGATACCGACTCGTTCGGGGCGGTCTTCTCATGA
- a CDS encoding response regulator transcription factor, producing the protein MYSVMLVDDDQPVLDFLTAMIPWDELGFTLHSACKNGLIALEKAGADMPDIVITDIGMPYMDGLELIRELKLRSGEVRVVVLSCMDDFTYAQQAVKLMVSDYILKETMSRELITTLLRELGGELRRRDEEKAQTLKWKSMAEHQKGLLKQRVLTRITARELPGSEWQSDAAELGIQPELTAHVAVLCRINGDSGEAPGEELARMALVASAAESVYQDNNAALCLPYSGRDCVLVFTGGMGNGAEAAHISMLGRLRSAIQAVPGVRASFQYLCIPRGSGHFRERVIELLTQGREYAFYLKPGGLAGLKELPPFTEEDLFTRYAEAAHEIREAFLEESADRLAELIAKWMDHIRLKRYAPRQVKEWMLKLLYDNQMRLMARQQFQSTFSLELLHDTLADIDDIGTLESWSLAFFYERLPYIREMYQETRRDEIKKVKQYVDRHLNRKITLEEVAEYTHLNSSYFSRLFKKETGMSFIHYVTHIKMEQAKEWLDQSPQSVEQVAERLGYENKSYFTKLFKLHTGATPGEFRGEEGSRSAQPPEARRHYPC; encoded by the coding sequence ATGTATAGCGTAATGCTGGTGGATGATGATCAGCCGGTACTGGATTTTCTGACGGCAATGATTCCCTGGGACGAGCTTGGATTCACGCTGCATTCAGCCTGCAAGAACGGTCTGATTGCTCTGGAGAAGGCCGGGGCGGACATGCCGGATATTGTAATTACAGACATTGGGATGCCGTATATGGATGGTCTGGAGCTGATCCGCGAGCTGAAGCTGCGAAGCGGGGAGGTGCGCGTGGTGGTGCTGTCCTGCATGGATGACTTCACCTATGCGCAGCAGGCGGTCAAGCTGATGGTGAGCGACTATATCCTCAAGGAGACGATGAGCAGAGAGCTGATTACCACCCTGCTCCGGGAGCTGGGCGGGGAGCTGCGCCGCAGGGACGAGGAGAAGGCTCAGACGCTGAAGTGGAAAAGCATGGCCGAGCATCAAAAGGGGCTGCTGAAGCAACGGGTGCTTACGCGGATCACGGCCCGGGAGCTGCCAGGCAGCGAGTGGCAGAGTGACGCTGCCGAGCTGGGCATTCAGCCTGAGCTCACAGCCCATGTCGCTGTGCTCTGCCGGATCAACGGTGACAGCGGGGAGGCTCCAGGGGAGGAGCTTGCGCGGATGGCCTTGGTGGCATCGGCGGCGGAGTCGGTGTACCAGGACAATAATGCCGCCCTATGTCTGCCCTACAGTGGCCGTGATTGTGTACTGGTATTCACCGGCGGTATGGGGAACGGGGCAGAGGCCGCACACATCTCTATGCTCGGCAGGCTACGCTCAGCCATTCAAGCCGTGCCGGGGGTGAGGGCGTCCTTTCAATACCTGTGTATCCCCCGGGGCAGCGGGCATTTCCGCGAGAGGGTGATAGAGCTGCTAACCCAAGGCCGGGAGTATGCCTTCTACTTGAAGCCGGGCGGGCTGGCCGGACTGAAGGAGCTTCCGCCGTTCACGGAGGAGGACCTGTTCACCCGTTACGCCGAAGCCGCGCACGAGATCCGCGAAGCCTTCCTGGAGGAATCAGCGGACAGGCTTGCGGAGCTGATCGCCAAATGGATGGACCATATCCGTCTGAAGCGTTATGCCCCGCGCCAGGTGAAGGAATGGATGCTCAAGCTGCTCTATGACAATCAGATGCGGCTGATGGCCCGCCAGCAGTTCCAGTCCACTTTTTCGCTGGAGCTGCTGCATGATACCCTGGCGGACATTGACGATATCGGCACGCTGGAGAGTTGGTCCCTGGCTTTCTTCTACGAACGGCTTCCTTATATCCGGGAGATGTACCAGGAGACCCGCCGGGATGAGATCAAGAAGGTGAAGCAGTATGTTGACCGTCACCTGAACCGTAAAATCACCCTGGAGGAGGTGGCGGAATATACGCATTTGAATTCGAGTTATTTCAGCCGTCTGTTCAAGAAGGAGACCGGAATGAGCTTCATCCACTACGTTACCCATATCAAAATGGAGCAGGCCAAGGAATGGCTGGACCAGTCTCCGCAAAGCGTAGAACAGGTCGCCGAGCGGCTCGGGTATGAGAATAAGAGCTATTTCACGAAGCTGTTCAAGCTGCATACTGGAGCTACGCCCGGAGAATTCCGGGGAGAGGAAGGCAGCCGTTCCGCACAACCCCCTGAAGCAAGGAGGCATTACCCATGCTGA
- a CDS encoding cache domain-containing sensor histidine kinase, translating to MLPRGWRLGFRNKLLVASLLCLLLPASITLYISNSYTEHILRSQVIQNERRSLEQESLYISNLFSNMVLVANYIQFDPGITLILKENWQRSKLHQPDTARHILDFKEVTDKLVSVTSMMEKTFVTVLTSDGQYYSNYSYAKLNVGALLQQSWMEAARKKPAFELYWAGVIDNYIPTAAAGSPQVLTIARNLKLSSSSTYATVMISIAESRISQILSDSGKGQQTLLIAPDGTVTAARDKSLLGQPFSLMAAVKPAADSSFIDYRGEQYLLSSLEIPYGNYRIVSLSPYREAVSRISATHRWSSAVQVVSGAFFLLILVLLVRQFTKPVIRLDQVAARVDRGELGLRSGVRGYDEIGRLGKSFDHMLDRVERMVVQIKEEQAQKRKAELAMLQSQINPHFLFNILNSIRLRIMMRGDEENAELLFSLSRLLRMTIQQRDEYTTLHDELHIVRSYVELLNFRQSEEVALDTDCTSESLGIRIPRFLLQPVIENAYIHGLRQAGGRILIRTWTQDHRLFIEIEDDGQGMDEDTLSRLRAGLSSKPPGKEAMPPGRLAHIGMSNVYERLYLTYGSAFQITTDSRPGEGTTFRFVLPGQIPDQAKEKERGRDV from the coding sequence TTGCTGCCAAGAGGATGGAGACTCGGTTTTCGCAATAAGCTGCTCGTCGCTTCCCTGCTCTGTCTGCTGCTTCCCGCCTCTATTACCCTGTATATTTCCAATTCCTACACAGAGCATATCCTCCGCTCCCAGGTGATTCAGAATGAACGCCGTTCACTGGAGCAGGAGAGCCTGTACATCTCGAACCTCTTCAGCAATATGGTGCTGGTGGCGAATTATATCCAGTTCGATCCCGGCATCACCCTTATTCTCAAAGAAAACTGGCAGCGCAGCAAGCTGCACCAGCCTGATACAGCAAGACATATCCTGGACTTCAAAGAGGTGACCGACAAGCTGGTCAGCGTGACCTCCATGATGGAAAAAACATTCGTAACCGTCCTCACCTCGGACGGGCAATACTACTCCAACTATTCCTACGCCAAGCTCAATGTCGGCGCACTGCTTCAGCAGTCCTGGATGGAGGCTGCCCGCAAGAAGCCTGCCTTCGAGCTGTACTGGGCAGGCGTGATAGATAACTATATTCCGACCGCAGCCGCCGGCAGTCCGCAGGTGCTTACGATTGCCCGCAATCTCAAGCTGTCTTCCAGTTCAACCTATGCTACGGTGATGATCAGTATCGCCGAGAGCCGGATCAGCCAGATCTTGAGTGATAGCGGGAAGGGGCAGCAGACCCTGCTGATTGCACCGGATGGAACGGTTACTGCCGCCCGGGACAAGTCCCTGCTGGGCCAGCCGTTCTCACTTATGGCTGCCGTGAAGCCTGCGGCCGATTCCAGCTTCATCGATTACCGGGGCGAGCAGTATCTGCTCAGCAGTCTGGAGATCCCTTACGGCAATTACCGGATTGTCAGTCTGTCGCCCTACCGCGAGGCGGTCAGCCGGATTAGCGCGACGCACCGCTGGAGTTCGGCGGTGCAGGTGGTGTCGGGGGCTTTTTTCCTGCTGATTCTGGTGCTGCTGGTCAGGCAGTTCACGAAGCCGGTCATCCGGCTCGACCAGGTGGCGGCGCGGGTGGACCGCGGAGAGCTGGGTCTCCGTTCGGGAGTCCGGGGCTATGATGAGATCGGGCGGCTGGGCAAATCCTTCGACCATATGCTGGACCGGGTAGAGCGGATGGTTGTGCAAATCAAGGAAGAGCAGGCGCAGAAGCGCAAGGCGGAGCTGGCGATGCTGCAATCGCAGATCAATCCCCACTTCCTGTTCAACATCCTGAACTCGATCCGTCTGCGCATTATGATGCGGGGAGATGAAGAGAATGCCGAGCTGCTGTTCTCGCTCTCCCGGCTGCTCCGCATGACGATCCAGCAGCGGGATGAATACACCACGCTTCATGATGAGCTGCATATTGTCAGGAGCTATGTGGAGCTGCTGAATTTCCGCCAGTCCGAGGAGGTGGCGCTGGATACAGACTGTACCTCCGAGAGCCTCGGCATCCGTATCCCCCGCTTCCTGCTGCAGCCGGTCATTGAGAATGCCTATATTCATGGGCTGCGTCAGGCGGGCGGGCGTATTCTGATCCGAACGTGGACACAGGATCACCGGCTGTTCATTGAGATCGAAGACGACGGGCAGGGGATGGATGAGGACACCCTGAGCCGCCTGCGCGCCGGGCTAAGCTCCAAACCGCCGGGCAAGGAAGCTATGCCGCCAGGCAGGCTGGCCCACATCGGAATGTCCAATGTCTACGAGCGTCTGTATCTGACTTACGGATCAGCCTTCCAGATTACGACGGACAGCAGGCCCGGCGAGGGGACAACCTTCCGGTTCGTATTGCCCGGGCAGATTCCGGATCAGGCTAAGGAAAAGGAGCGTGGTAGGGATGTATAG